The following are encoded in a window of Legionella geestiana genomic DNA:
- a CDS encoding flagellar basal body L-ring protein FlgH translates to MIKPMLVWLLTLPCMPASAINLYDASVYRALIADRKASMPGDLLTVLVLENANAQTGADLASSKHIKTALEAGYNRDRHEVDFGLKGDGKIAAKTARNGKIRASLTVRIQEILPNGSYYVEGQQHIRINGEVQAIVVGGVVRPEDITPQNTVLSTRLAEARITYNGQGAVSNSQRFNPIYKTLSFLGLV, encoded by the coding sequence GTGATTAAACCAATGCTGGTGTGGCTGTTAACACTGCCGTGCATGCCCGCGTCTGCCATCAACCTCTATGACGCAAGCGTATACCGTGCCCTGATTGCCGACCGCAAGGCATCGATGCCCGGGGACTTGCTGACGGTGCTGGTGCTTGAGAATGCGAATGCACAGACGGGGGCTGATCTTGCCTCCAGCAAACACATTAAAACGGCACTCGAAGCCGGCTACAACCGCGACCGCCACGAGGTTGATTTTGGGTTGAAAGGAGACGGAAAAATAGCGGCCAAAACCGCACGCAATGGCAAAATCCGCGCCTCCCTCACCGTGCGCATTCAGGAAATACTGCCAAACGGCAGTTATTATGTGGAAGGGCAGCAGCACATCCGCATCAACGGTGAAGTACAGGCCATCGTGGTGGGCGGCGTGGTGCGCCCTGAAGACATCACACCACAAAACACCGTGCTCTCTACCCGCCTTGCCGAGGCGCGCATCACCTATAACGGCCAGGGAGCGGTCTCAAACTCTCAGCGCTTTAATCCAATCTATAAAACGCTGTCTTTTCTGGGGCTGGTGTGA
- a CDS encoding flagellar hook-basal body protein, producing the protein MSNALAIAASGLKVHDRYIDSLAHDLANLSTNNYKATTLRFGAEMDATQKAGPHNHGVRIMGTDSDFSKGPLKPTDSSLDVAIDGEGFFQVEDADGTVAFTRTSTLMLDSEGYLATADGLRLAESIQVPPDHASLVIHKNGEVEITRSDTDAPELLGTIQLARFQNPQALHALHAGVWQATPDSGDALIDNPGNGGNGELLQKTVEGSNVDMVNTLMQLTMAQRVYQLNAKAIQVADELEKTINALRD; encoded by the coding sequence ATGTCTAACGCACTCGCCATCGCCGCCAGCGGCCTCAAGGTTCACGACCGCTACATCGACAGCCTCGCGCACGACCTGGCAAACCTCAGTACCAACAATTACAAAGCGACCACCCTTCGCTTTGGCGCGGAAATGGACGCAACGCAAAAAGCCGGCCCGCATAACCATGGGGTACGCATCATGGGCACCGACAGCGATTTTTCTAAAGGCCCTCTGAAACCCACCGACAGCTCGCTCGATGTCGCCATTGACGGTGAAGGCTTTTTTCAGGTGGAAGATGCAGATGGCACTGTGGCCTTCACCCGCACCTCGACACTCATGCTGGACAGTGAGGGCTATCTCGCCACCGCTGATGGCCTGCGCCTTGCCGAGAGCATTCAAGTGCCGCCAGACCATGCATCGCTTGTGATTCATAAAAACGGAGAGGTGGAAATCACGCGTTCGGATACAGACGCGCCGGAACTTCTCGGCACCATCCAGCTCGCGCGCTTTCAAAACCCGCAGGCGCTTCATGCCCTGCATGCAGGCGTCTGGCAGGCAACGCCCGACTCAGGAGACGCTCTCATCGATAACCCAGGCAACGGCGGTAATGGCGAGCTGCTGCAGAAAACGGTCGAAGGCTCGAACGTCGACATGGTCAATACCCTGATGCAGCTCACCATGGCGCAACGGGTGTATCAATTGAATGCCAAAGCCATACAGGTGGCGGACGAACTGGAAAAAACCATCAATGCGCTGCGTGATTAA
- a CDS encoding flagellar hook-basal body protein: protein MLDGMRAIQAAMNTDLVHLEVVNNNIANLHTPGFRRQLVEALPPKGPLLADMPHVRAGLRAVSTTVAAPLQQTGNPFHLALSGEGYFVIHTENGTFYSRRGDVMRDGNGQLASLAGGFIEGESGAITLADDPFKVDGRGYIIGANGRENRLRLVRFKHPEALQAVGNGLLSSEEIPESASPEVIQGVLERANVQSVDEMLSLMRLSRHFEASQRVLRTLTSLQSNAINQLGSNNV from the coding sequence ATGCTTGACGGAATGCGCGCTATCCAGGCGGCCATGAATACCGATCTGGTGCACCTTGAGGTGGTCAACAACAACATCGCCAACCTGCACACACCAGGCTTTCGCCGACAGCTGGTTGAGGCACTTCCCCCTAAAGGCCCGCTTTTGGCAGACATGCCTCACGTGCGAGCCGGTCTGCGCGCGGTGTCCACCACAGTAGCGGCCCCCCTGCAGCAGACCGGAAATCCGTTTCACCTCGCACTTTCAGGCGAGGGCTATTTTGTCATTCATACCGAAAATGGCACGTTTTACAGCCGGAGAGGAGATGTCATGCGCGATGGCAACGGACAGCTCGCAAGCCTCGCAGGTGGCTTTATTGAGGGCGAGAGTGGTGCGATTACACTCGCCGACGATCCTTTTAAAGTGGATGGCAGGGGCTACATTATCGGCGCGAATGGCCGAGAAAACCGCCTTCGCCTTGTGCGTTTTAAGCACCCGGAGGCACTTCAGGCCGTTGGCAACGGCCTGCTGAGCTCAGAGGAAATCCCAGAAAGTGCAAGCCCCGAGGTGATACAGGGAGTGCTCGAGCGCGCAAATGTGCAGTCGGTGGATGAAATGCTCTCGCTCATGCGCCTCAGCCGTCATTTTGAGGCCTCTCAGCGGGTGCTGCGCACGCTTACAAGCCTCCAGTCAAACGCCATTAATCAACTTGGGAGCAACAATGTCTAA
- a CDS encoding flagellar biosynthesis protein FlhA, with product MSARKPKSELLVILLAIGILLILFVPVAPFVLDVLLILNFSWALTVLLLTFFTDKPLAFSTFPPLLLLSTLFRLGLNVSATRLILADAHAGRVIEAMGAHVIRGNYVMGLVVFFILVVVQYVVVSNGAQRVAEVAARFTLDSLPGKQMSIDADLNMGLVSREQAQERRRQIEREASFYGAMDGASKFVKGDAIAGILILLINILGGFAIGMAQKGMSLQEALETYTLLTAGDGLVTQIPALIISIATGIIVTRAATDSHLGEAVSRQIAAFPGALVLVCMALCGFLTISGMPLLPVLLVLGIFAVSARFASRLKPEAETPRLTPAESLNERLRIHPVDILMHPRLHETLLQTEALFVERIGRLREQTALELGVILPEVRFLPETRLTWPHYQIVLQGNARPTHPLYPEKVLVLLNPGDRQHQATWLQGAGVRDPAFGLPAVWCAPDIRTEAQVRGLRVQEPPEVLLAHLHETLKDALPELLTREETLRLLDNSSLHSLRDELIPALMSTGQVMRVLQKLLDEKVSIRPLETILEVLLEHAKTSNDPALLTELVRVRLSDAICTRLAGGQAFLSVLTLAPGLEQQLANAFTSNGWAPSPALTEHFLRALAREVENMLGTRRRPILLCSSIIRRHVRELTRRILPHLSVLAMNEIPVSLQVESFATLDTEQELIDA from the coding sequence ATGAGCGCGCGTAAGCCAAAGAGCGAACTGCTGGTTATCCTGCTCGCCATAGGCATCCTTTTGATTCTTTTTGTGCCTGTCGCACCTTTTGTGCTTGATGTGCTGCTCATCCTTAATTTCAGCTGGGCGCTCACGGTTCTGCTCCTGACCTTTTTTACAGACAAGCCCCTTGCGTTTTCGACCTTCCCGCCACTGCTCCTGCTCTCCACCCTCTTTCGGCTTGGGCTGAATGTTTCCGCCACCCGCCTCATTCTCGCCGATGCACACGCCGGGCGGGTGATTGAGGCCATGGGGGCACATGTCATTCGCGGCAATTATGTCATGGGGCTCGTGGTGTTTTTTATTCTGGTGGTCGTGCAATACGTGGTGGTCTCAAATGGCGCGCAGCGCGTAGCCGAGGTGGCCGCACGCTTCACGCTTGACAGCCTTCCCGGGAAACAGATGAGCATTGATGCCGACCTCAACATGGGGCTTGTGTCGCGCGAACAGGCGCAGGAGCGACGACGCCAGATTGAGCGCGAAGCGAGCTTTTACGGTGCCATGGATGGCGCCAGTAAGTTCGTGAAGGGCGATGCCATCGCCGGCATTCTGATTCTGCTCATTAATATCCTCGGTGGATTCGCCATCGGCATGGCACAAAAAGGCATGAGCCTGCAGGAAGCGCTTGAAACCTATACGCTGCTGACGGCAGGTGATGGCCTCGTCACTCAAATCCCTGCTCTGATTATCTCAATCGCAACTGGCATCATCGTGACACGTGCCGCTACCGACAGTCACCTCGGTGAAGCGGTTTCCCGCCAGATAGCCGCTTTTCCAGGCGCCCTCGTGCTGGTGTGCATGGCACTCTGCGGTTTTCTCACCATATCCGGCATGCCACTCCTGCCGGTTCTTCTGGTTCTGGGAATATTTGCTGTCAGTGCGCGCTTTGCTTCGCGCCTGAAACCGGAAGCGGAAACACCACGGCTCACGCCCGCTGAATCCCTGAATGAGCGGCTTCGCATTCATCCGGTGGACATCCTCATGCATCCCCGACTGCATGAAACCCTTTTACAGACAGAGGCGCTCTTTGTTGAGCGGATTGGAAGACTGCGCGAACAAACGGCACTGGAGCTTGGGGTTATCCTCCCTGAGGTGCGTTTTTTGCCGGAGACACGCCTCACCTGGCCGCATTACCAGATAGTCCTGCAGGGCAATGCCCGCCCCACACATCCACTCTACCCTGAAAAAGTGCTGGTGCTGCTAAACCCGGGCGACAGGCAGCACCAGGCCACCTGGCTCCAGGGAGCGGGGGTGCGCGATCCGGCCTTTGGCCTGCCGGCAGTCTGGTGCGCGCCGGACATACGCACAGAGGCTCAAGTGCGCGGCCTGCGGGTACAGGAGCCTCCAGAGGTGCTGCTTGCGCATCTGCACGAAACGCTTAAAGACGCACTGCCTGAGCTGCTGACCCGCGAGGAAACCCTGCGATTGCTGGATAATTCCTCACTGCACTCTCTGCGTGATGAGCTGATACCCGCTTTAATGAGCACGGGGCAGGTCATGCGGGTGTTACAAAAGCTTTTAGACGAAAAAGTTTCCATCCGCCCCCTCGAAACCATTCTGGAAGTGCTGCTGGAGCATGCAAAAACCAGCAATGACCCGGCGTTACTGACTGAACTTGTGCGCGTGCGCCTGAGTGACGCCATCTGCACCCGGCTTGCGGGCGGGCAGGCCTTTTTAAGTGTGCTGACGCTGGCCCCAGGCCTTGAGCAACAGCTTGCCAATGCGTTCACATCAAACGGCTGGGCTCCTTCTCCCGCACTTACAGAACATTTTTTACGCGCACTCGCCCGAGAAGTGGAAAACATGCTCGGAACGCGCCGGCGCCCGATTTTACTGTGTTCCTCCATCATTCGCCGCCACGTGCGCGAACTCACCCGGCGCATCCTGCCCCACCTCAGTGTGCTTGCCATGAATGAAATCCCGGTGAGCCTTCAGGTGGAATCCTTTGCAACCCTCGACACGGAACAGGAGCTTATCGATGCTTGA